From a single Photobacterium gaetbulicola Gung47 genomic region:
- a CDS encoding ATP-dependent helicase HepA (COG0553), giving the protein MGQRWISDTESDLGLGTVVAVDARTVTLMFSASEENRLYARNDAPVTRVMFNVGDVVESHDGWSLNVEQVDETGGVFTYIGTRTDTGEENVALREIFLSNQIRFNKPQDKLFAGQIDRMDRFALRYRALKNQYEQHKSPLRGLCGMRAGLIPHQLYIAHEVGRRYAPRVLLADEVGLGKTIEAGMIIHQQVLSGRAERILILVPETLQHQWLVEMMRRFNLHFSIFDEERCVEAFADSANPFDTAQYVLCSLDFLRKSRRRFEQALDADWDLLVVDEAHHLEWSEDKPSRQYQVVEELAEKAPGVLLLTATPEQLGHESHFARLRLLDPDRFYDYEAFVEEERQYAPVADAVSRLLSGEKLDNDAKNTLVELLPEQDIEPMLRIIEAADVDTEQQQTVRHELIDNLMDRHGTGRVLFRNTRAAIKGFPQRHLNMYPLELPSQYQTAMRVASMMGGKMSVEQKAFKLLYPEDIYQEFEGDSATWWHFDPRVNWLLDMLKANRQEKVLVICSRAQTALILEQALREREGIRATVFHEGMSIIERDKAAAYFAQEEDGAQVLLCSEIGSEGRNFQFANQLVMFDLPNNPDLLEQRIGRLDRIGQKRDIEIHVPHLQGTSQALLARWYNEGLNAFEETCPTGRAVYDAFSGDLLELLASDKPDGDQLDELIEKSASMHHELKGKLEQGRDRLLEIHSNGGADAQKLVEEISSKDGDTNLVTFALGLFDTIGLNQDDKGENAIVVTPSEHMMVASYPGLPYDGCTITFDRDTALSREDLHFISWEHPMIQGGIDLLLSEGVGTTAVSLLKNKALPAGTLLLELVYVVDAQAPKQSGIGRFLPKTPIRILLDAKGNNLSAKVEFEGFNRQLSPVNRHLGSKLVNSVQKDIHTLIESAEQVVSGELVAIRDAAQAEMEATLRAELDRLQALKAVNPNIRDDELELIENQIEELTGYIAKAQIQLDSLRLIVVSHG; this is encoded by the coding sequence TTGGGCCAACGTTGGATCAGTGATACTGAAAGTGATCTGGGTCTAGGTACGGTCGTGGCTGTCGATGCCAGAACCGTGACTCTGATGTTCTCAGCCAGTGAAGAGAACCGACTTTATGCGCGCAATGATGCCCCCGTGACCCGTGTAATGTTCAATGTCGGTGATGTGGTTGAAAGCCATGACGGCTGGTCGCTCAATGTCGAACAGGTCGACGAAACTGGCGGCGTCTTTACCTACATCGGTACCCGTACCGATACTGGCGAAGAAAATGTCGCCCTGCGTGAGATTTTCCTTAGCAACCAAATCCGCTTCAACAAGCCGCAGGACAAACTGTTTGCTGGCCAGATTGACCGGATGGACCGCTTTGCGTTGCGCTACCGCGCGCTCAAGAACCAGTACGAACAACACAAGAGCCCGTTGCGTGGTCTGTGCGGCATGCGTGCCGGCCTGATCCCCCACCAGCTGTACATCGCCCATGAAGTCGGCCGCCGCTATGCGCCGCGCGTTCTGCTGGCCGATGAAGTCGGCCTGGGTAAAACCATCGAGGCCGGGATGATCATCCACCAGCAGGTGCTCTCTGGCCGCGCAGAACGTATCTTGATCCTGGTGCCGGAAACCCTGCAGCATCAATGGCTGGTGGAGATGATGCGTCGTTTCAACCTGCACTTCTCGATTTTCGACGAAGAGCGCTGTGTCGAGGCGTTTGCCGATTCAGCCAACCCTTTCGACACCGCCCAATACGTGCTGTGTTCATTGGACTTCCTGCGCAAGAGCCGCCGCCGCTTCGAGCAAGCGCTGGATGCCGATTGGGATCTGCTGGTGGTTGATGAAGCCCACCACCTTGAGTGGAGCGAAGACAAACCGAGCCGCCAGTACCAGGTGGTAGAGGAGCTGGCCGAAAAGGCACCGGGTGTGCTGCTGCTGACCGCAACCCCGGAGCAATTGGGCCACGAGAGCCACTTTGCCCGCCTGCGCCTGCTCGACCCGGATCGTTTCTACGACTACGAGGCTTTCGTCGAAGAAGAGCGCCAGTATGCCCCGGTCGCCGATGCGGTATCCCGCCTGCTGTCTGGTGAGAAGCTCGACAACGACGCCAAGAATACCTTGGTGGAGCTGCTGCCAGAGCAAGATATCGAACCGATGCTGCGCATCATCGAAGCCGCTGATGTTGATACCGAACAACAGCAGACCGTTCGCCACGAGCTGATCGACAACCTGATGGACCGCCACGGTACCGGTCGCGTGTTATTCCGAAACACCCGCGCCGCTATCAAGGGCTTCCCGCAGCGCCACCTCAACATGTACCCGCTGGAATTGCCGTCGCAGTACCAGACGGCCATGCGCGTTGCCAGCATGATGGGCGGCAAAATGAGTGTGGAGCAAAAGGCTTTCAAGCTGCTGTACCCTGAAGATATCTACCAGGAGTTCGAAGGTGACTCTGCGACCTGGTGGCACTTCGATCCACGCGTAAACTGGCTGTTGGATATGCTCAAAGCTAACCGCCAGGAAAAAGTGCTGGTGATCTGCTCTCGCGCCCAAACAGCCCTGATCCTCGAACAGGCTCTGCGTGAACGCGAAGGGATCCGTGCCACCGTGTTCCACGAAGGCATGTCGATCATCGAACGCGACAAGGCTGCCGCCTACTTCGCCCAGGAAGAAGACGGTGCTCAGGTACTGCTGTGTTCTGAGATTGGCTCGGAAGGCCGCAACTTCCAGTTCGCCAACCAGTTGGTGATGTTCGATCTACCGAACAACCCGGATCTGCTCGAGCAGCGGATCGGCCGTCTTGACCGTATTGGCCAGAAGCGTGATATCGAAATTCATGTGCCGCACCTACAGGGCACCTCGCAAGCCCTACTGGCCCGCTGGTACAACGAAGGTCTTAATGCCTTTGAAGAAACCTGTCCGACCGGCCGTGCCGTGTACGATGCCTTCAGCGGCGATCTGCTGGAGCTGCTGGCCAGCGACAAGCCTGACGGCGACCAACTCGATGAGCTCATCGAAAAAAGTGCGTCAATGCACCATGAGCTCAAGGGCAAGCTGGAGCAAGGCCGTGACCGCCTGCTGGAAATCCATTCCAACGGCGGCGCTGACGCCCAGAAGCTGGTTGAAGAGATCAGCAGCAAAGACGGCGACACCAATCTGGTGACCTTTGCCCTTGGTCTGTTCGATACTATCGGCCTGAACCAGGACGACAAAGGCGAGAACGCCATTGTGGTAACCCCGTCTGAGCACATGATGGTGGCGAGCTACCCAGGCCTGCCTTACGATGGTTGTACCATCACCTTCGACCGTGACACCGCGCTATCACGTGAAGATCTGCACTTCATCAGCTGGGAGCACCCGATGATCCAGGGCGGTATCGACCTGCTGCTGTCCGAAGGTGTCGGTACCACGGCGGTATCGCTGCTGAAGAACAAGGCGCTACCTGCGGGTACCTTGCTGCTTGAGTTGGTGTATGTGGTTGATGCCCAGGCACCGAAGCAATCCGGTATCGGCCGCTTCCTGCCGAAGACACCGATCCGCATCTTGCTAGACGCCAAGGGCAACAACCTGTCGGCCAAGGTCGAGTTCGAAGGCTTCAACCGCCAGCTGAGCCCGGTTAACCGCCACCTTGGCAGCAAGCTGGTGAACTCGGTGCAGAAAGATATTCACACCTTGATTGAAAGTGCTGAACAAGTGGTATCCGGTGAGCTGGTTGCTATCCGCGACGCAGCCCAAGCCGAGATGGAAGCAACGCTACGCGCAGAGCTGGATCGTCTCCAGGCTCTGAAGGCGGTCAACCCGAATATCCGTGACGACGAGCTTGAGCTGATCGAAAACCAAATCGAGGAGCTCACCGGCTACATCGCCAAGGCGCAGATCCAACTGGACTCGCTGCGCCTGATCGTGGTCAGCCACGGCTAA
- a CDS encoding putative ribosomal large subunit pseudouridine synthase A (COG0564) → MSTLPEIDYNPPKDPWLDVLYQDDDIIAVNKPSGMLSNPGRDPAFHDSIYSRVLAGFPDSHIIHRLDMATSGLIVLALNKEAERDLKAQFRERRTEKVYYARAFGHIEQDSGTIDLPLICDWPNRPKQKVCFDDGKPSVTHYQVLERGNNTSLVRLRPITGRSHQLRVHLLALGHPILGDGFYAHPEAKAMAPRLQLHAAELSFFHPRSGAPMHLFAPCEFFTGAPQKTLPDHYSKP, encoded by the coding sequence ATGAGCACACTGCCAGAGATTGATTACAACCCACCCAAAGATCCTTGGTTGGATGTCCTGTACCAGGACGACGATATCATTGCCGTCAACAAGCCGTCAGGCATGCTCTCGAACCCAGGCCGTGATCCTGCGTTCCATGACAGTATCTATTCTCGGGTATTGGCCGGCTTCCCTGACTCGCACATCATCCACCGCCTTGATATGGCCACCTCAGGCTTGATTGTCCTCGCCCTGAACAAAGAGGCCGAACGCGATCTCAAGGCCCAGTTCCGCGAGCGCCGCACCGAAAAGGTCTATTATGCCCGTGCATTCGGCCATATCGAGCAAGACAGCGGGACTATCGACCTGCCGCTGATCTGCGACTGGCCAAACCGGCCGAAGCAAAAGGTCTGCTTTGACGACGGCAAGCCTTCCGTCACTCACTATCAAGTCCTTGAGCGAGGCAACAACACCAGCCTGGTCCGCCTGCGTCCGATCACCGGCCGCTCCCACCAGCTGCGGGTTCACCTGCTTGCCTTGGGCCATCCGATCCTCGGTGATGGCTTCTACGCCCACCCGGAAGCCAAAGCGATGGCCCCGCGCCTGCAGCTCCATGCCGCAGAGCTGAGCTTCTTCCACCCGCGCAGCGGGGCGCCGATGCACCTGTTCGCGCCGTGTGAATTCTTTACCGGGGCACCGCAAAAGACCCTACCGGATCACTATTCCAAACCCTAG